The DNA segment ATTCAGCACACAGATTTACTTATGCAATAAATGTCTCACATCAAGATTAAACTACACAATAAAATGCAAACTTTGTTCCAAGACTTGATTACTAAGTTAACCATTACAGTTTCGTGAACGATGGATCTGTTGCACCTGGAATCACGAGCTTGTCTCTCAGACTTGCTCCATCGTGGGTTTTGTTGGTCTCGGCCTGTGGGCTACTCCCGGCACTGCTGTTGGAAAGTGAAGCAAACGCACCCCTCTGCAAAACTCCGGTAGGGGATGATGCCTGTTGAGAGCTATTATCCCAGCCCTCCATTAAATTGAGTGCTTTATCGTTATCGCACTCAGTCGAGATGTTATTTGGGTTGTGCAAAACCTCTCCAAGAGGTCCTCCAATGGAAGGTTCCCAAGAAATCGGAATCCAGTTTGTTCCTCTTTGGTTATTTTCAATAGGCATCAAGCCAAAACCCAAGCCCATATGGATTGGCCGATGTTCTCTTGATAATGTTAATGGAGAGGTTTCAAGATTATCGGTCGTGGGAGATGATTGAGGCATGAAAGTTGAAGTAACGACCGGGATAGAAATTGAAAGCTGTGTTCTGTCCGGCTGTGGGTCAGATTCGAGCCAGGGAACAGCCGATCGTTGTTCAGCCAACATGTTTTTCGGCCACCCATCCATGAACTGCCGTAGGGAATGCTGTGGGACGCCATTGTCACGGTTGAAGTTAGAATCACTGTAATTTCTGCAAGTCACGTCGGTTGAGCTCCTGTTTAGAGGGTTGATTAAAGAATCAGAAGTTACTAATCCAAACTCTCGGTGACAAGATTCATCGTCATATGCACTTTGCCGTTTGGAGATGGAACGCTGATTTTCTTGGAGACCTTTTCCAGAAGATGCCATGGAGAGAATTTCCATATGCTGATACACCCCACCGACATTATCCACGTTTGTAAGACTTCTATAAGAAACGAAAGAAGGAAGGTTCAACATAAATGCAAGAAACACGACACAAAAACGACCTTTATAGATAATACTTCATGCCAGTGTTTAGTCTTATTTCAGTTCCAGCGCGCATGTGGACGTGCTAACGTAATAGAAAAAAGAGTTTTAACTTGAATCTTTAAAACCATTTACTCTCCACGACCCAAACTCAAGATCGCACACAGTAGAGATATAGAATGCTGCTTAATTTACCTGTTGGCATTGGATACATCAACCTGCTGGTTATTGAGTTGACGATGAGAGAGACCGAGGCTGTTGGATACACCACCAGCAGGCACCACAGACGCGGAAGCGGAGGAAATAATTGGCGTCGGCTTGACATTCGTGTTAGTGATACCGGAGGCGGAATGGCCAGATTGGCCTTCCACAGGCTTTCTTGAACGGTGGCGGCCTCTGTTCATATGCCGCTCACAGTATTTCTGATCAGTAACTGCATCCTTAGAGCATCGCCATTTCTTTCCATCTGTTCTTCGGCACCGTCCCGGCTCAGGATCAGTGTTAGGGTATCCAATATGAAAGGCACCCCATCCCACTGTTCAATACACATCCAAGAATCCATGTAAAACAGATACGATAACAAGAATTCTACTCAAATTTTCTATGATGCACCGGCTTCTAATAAATGCACAACTAATATAGATGAAGAGCATAAATTGCGCGTCCCTCTCCAAAGTACAAGCACGGAATCCAATATATGCAGGTCAAGTGACAAAGTGGAGAATAAAGGAAACCTTTAGATCTAGACACACgcacgcgcacacacacacgcacTGAAAACTAACATATTTCAGCAAGCTGGAAGTAGAAAAGTAACTCACAAGCATTGGATCTAAGGCCAGAAAAGGTAGAGAAACCAGCAGACTCCAAAGCTTTCCTGATGGGATTCAAAAGATAGGAAGGTATAGGAACATTCGCCGTGATATATTTGTAGATCAAAGCTTGATGTTCTAACTCCATCCACTGTGATGGAGTAAAGGGACCTCTAACACCAGACAGTACCCCATGCATGCCAGCACCAGTCATCCCTATAGAGCCATAGCCCGAAGCAAACAATTCAAAAACACAGAACTTAAAAGGCGAGAAAAAAGATATAAAATTCTCGAACCATACAACTTCACTTTTTAGGAAAAGATGTTCATGTTTTTTCaacaaatcttgaaaattattgGCGGGCACATTGTTTCTGCTCgtagaaataatatatttggaaGAACAAAAGAAAGCAATAGGAACAAGAATCAGAATGAAACAGTTAAAAAGTAGGGGATGTCATCCTGTAACAGTTCCGCAACCCCACGTAAGAAAACCTTTcaacaagaaaaacaaatcaGTAGCATCTAATCTCTACACCCATCAAGAAACACCAACAAAAAATCACAAACTTTTCCCTTTATATATTAGTTCCAGCTTAATTAACCCCCCAAATGGAGGAACCTAACCTACGTGTACGTGTCCACAGTAAACTCTCCCAAAAGGGATGCTCATCACATATGGAACAGAAACTTTTGTGGGCTACGAAGAACaataaagattcaaaattttgaattaaccTGTGCTTCTACTAAATGAACTTGATGCAGGTTGAAAATAAGGAAATGCTACATTCTGTGAGTTTGAGGAAGAGAAGCTGAGCATTTGCTGGCCTTCAATGAAATCAGAGTTGTTAGATGTCTGCAGAGGAATTTTGAGCATTTCCTCACCACAGGAAGAAGTTTTGGCCACTTTAGTCTCCTTGAAATCTTCTTCAATCAAAGCCCTGTCTTGCTTGAAGAATCTAGATCCACGAAACTTGTGCATCTTAATCTGGGCTCCATTTTCTGAATCAAAGCTGCCACTTTCAGAAgctacaaagcttgagcaccccaAATCATCCAAGCCCACCAGACCAAAATCCATAAAGAATAAGAGCAACCAAGATTACAAGGAGCTAAAATGGACTAATAGGAGACCGGATTTGGAGACAGAAGCTTTTGTTGATTGAAG comes from the Primulina huaijiensis isolate GDHJ02 chromosome 8, ASM1229523v2, whole genome shotgun sequence genome and includes:
- the LOC140983306 gene encoding growth-regulating factor 7-like isoform X1, yielding MDFGLVGLDDLGCSSFVASESGSFDSENGAQIKMHKFRGSRFFKQDRALIEEDFKETKVAKTSSCGEEMLKIPLQTSNNSDFIEGQQMLSFSSSNSQNVAFPYFQPASSSFSRSTGMTGAGMHGVLSGVRGPFTPSQWMELEHQALIYKYITANVPIPSYLLNPIRKALESAGFSTFSGLRSNALGWGAFHIGYPNTDPEPGRCRRTDGKKWRCSKDAVTDQKYCERHMNRGRHRSRKPVEGQSGHSASGITNTNVKPTPIISSASASVVPAGGVSNSLGLSHRQLNNQQVDVSNANRSLTNVDNVGGVYQHMEILSMASSGKGLQENQRSISKRQSAYDDESCHREFGLVTSDSLINPLNRSSTDVTCRNYSDSNFNRDNGVPQHSLRQFMDGWPKNMLAEQRSAVPWLESDPQPDRTQLSISIPVVTSTFMPQSSPTTDNLETSPLTLSREHRPIHMGLGFGLMPIENNQRGTNWIPISWEPSIGGPLGEVLHNPNNISTECDNDKALNLMEGWDNSSQQASSPTGVLQRGAFASLSNSSAGSSPQAETNKTHDGASLRDKLVIPGATDPSFTKL
- the LOC140983306 gene encoding growth-regulating factor 7-like isoform X2, with the protein product MDFGLVGLDDLGCSSFVASESGSFDSENGAQIKMHKFRGSRFFKQDRALIEEDFKETKVAKTSSCGEEMLKIPLQTSNNSDFIEGQQMLSFSSSNSQNVAFPYFQPASSSFSRSTGMTGAGMHGVLSGVRGPFTPSQWMELEHQALIYKYITANVPIPSYLLNPIRKALESAGFSTFSGLRSNALGWGAFHIGYPNTDPEPGRCRRTDGKKWRCSKDAVTDQKYCERHMNRGRHRSRKPVEGQSGHSASGITNTNVKPTPIISSASASVVPAGGVSNSLGLSHRQLNNQQVDVSNANSLTNVDNVGGVYQHMEILSMASSGKGLQENQRSISKRQSAYDDESCHREFGLVTSDSLINPLNRSSTDVTCRNYSDSNFNRDNGVPQHSLRQFMDGWPKNMLAEQRSAVPWLESDPQPDRTQLSISIPVVTSTFMPQSSPTTDNLETSPLTLSREHRPIHMGLGFGLMPIENNQRGTNWIPISWEPSIGGPLGEVLHNPNNISTECDNDKALNLMEGWDNSSQQASSPTGVLQRGAFASLSNSSAGSSPQAETNKTHDGASLRDKLVIPGATDPSFTKL